The Cyclobacteriaceae bacterium DNA segment AGGTCGCGGTTAATGGGATTGATGTGTTGTTTAGCGGTTGTTTTCATAAGCCAAAACAGATTATAGACAATGCACTAATGTACTACGCGCGTTAGTGCATTTTCATTTTATGTAAGGTATTGTTCCCTGAAACTGCACGTCAATTCATAAAACAAGAATGGTGCTAAAAAGTATCCCGAAAAGCAGTTAAATTTTTAGTTCGTTGTTTATTAGACGATTACCGATTTAGGCTTGAACCAAGCAATCAATCGATTTGATGAATTTGAGTTTCAGTATGGGAATGGCTTTGAAATGAAAATTTTTTCACCGTCTCAAAATCGGTCATGTAAGGAATCAAAGTATTGATTCAAATCCTGATCGGAATTGATGTTTTTGAGCCAATTTGAATGGGTAGGGGTGATGCAATGTGCGTTTTGCATGACTAAAAATTCACGCGGACTGAAGCCTTTGTTGTGATAGAAGTCTGATAATAAAGTGCTTGCGTGCGGCTCCCAAAGTGTGAGCAACGGTTCGGGCAGCTTACCACTTGAATCCCAAAAGCAAGTGGCAATTTTTTGCGGATCGCGATGGGTTAACAGGCATTGAATCGTATCAGCATTCACATACGGCATGTCTACCGGAACGGTTAACCATGCTTTATTTGGATTGAGTTTAAATGCAGATAGGATTCCATTCAGGGGTGTGTCCACATCAAATGCATCCGTCAGCGGATTGAATTCTTTTGGAACATTAACGATGCTTTTGCATGACAGGTAAACGCTTTCGCAGAAGGGTGAAAGCAGTTCAAATAAATATTCGCGCTGGGGTTTGCCGTGGTAACTGATCAGCGATTTGTCGCGGCCCATGCGCGAACTTTTTCCTCCGGCTAAAATCAATCCGTTTATTGCAGAGGCCTTATTCATGAAAATCTTTTCCGCAATGCGGGCAGGTGTGTTTTTTAGCTTTCGGATTGTGCAGCAGTTCAAAAAATCCGGAAGATAAAATACCAGCCGGCAGGGCCAGAAAGGCTACACCGGCAATGGCAAAAAGTCCGCCCAACATTTTTCCCAATGGCGTTATGGGTACCGCATCGCCATACCCAACGGTAGTCAGCGTGGCCATGCCCCACCACATGGCTTCAGGTATGGAACCAAACTTATCGGGTTGGGCTTCGCGTTCGGCCAGGTGCATGAAAAAAGAAATAATGATGAGGATGAAAATGATGAAGATAAAACTAAGCACCAGTTGTTCTTTGCGTTCTGAGATCACCTTTTTAAAAATGTTCATGGCTTGCATGTAACGGGTAATCTTAAACATGCGGAAGAGGGCCATCAACCTGAAAATTCTCAGGAAGCGCAGGTCAATCGGGAAAAACGTGAGGTAAAAAGGAAGGATGGCCAGCAAATCGACAATAGCCATGGAAGTTTTTGCATACCGTAAGCGTCCGTAAAGCGGGTCGCTAAATTTCGGATTTTCTACAATAGCGTAAAGCCGCGAAATGTACTCGAGTGTAAAGAAGGCTACGGAAAAATCTTCAAAGTATTGAAACCATAAGCCATATTCTTGTGCATAGCGGGGAACAGACTCCAGAATGATCGCAACTATGTTCAGAACAATGATGGTGATGAGCAGGATTTCAAAAATCCGTTCCAGAATACCACCTTTTTCTGTAGGCTCCAGTGTGAGGTAGAGCCTTCGTCTTATGGTCATAGGCTTAACGTTTAAAATCTTTTTTACCCCCGGTTTTTTCCATGAGCTTGATTTCCTTTATCACCAAATCGTGCGACAATGCCTTGCACATATCATAAAGTGTTAGTGCAGCAATGCTCACTGCGGTGAGTGCCTCCATCTCTACACCGGTTTTGGAGCCAATGGAAACAACACTTTCAATAATAACCGAGTCGGTTGTGTTGCGAATGGTAATCTTACAATCTTCAATACCGATTAGGTGGGCCAATGGAATTAGATCAGCTGTTTTCTTAGCGCCCATTACACCGGCAAGAATAGCGGTTTGAAACACGGGACCTTTTTTCGTTGTCAGCTCCTGATTTTTAATGAGTTGAATTATTTCTTTACCAACCCATACGATAGCCTGTGCGCGGGCCGTTCGTTTGGTAACCGCTTTAGCCGATACATCCACCATTTGCGGATTACCGGATGCATCGGTGTGTGTTAATTTTTTACCTTTCTTCACATTTTCAAAGTTAGCAGAATTCATGATCAGCGTAACGGAAGCCACACGGATTATTCAGCAGGTAGCTGCGCCACACACAATCATATCGGTACCCTTAGCCGAAGCTGTCAATCGTGTTTTGGCTGAACCGGTATTGGCCGATCGGGATTTGCCTCCGTACAACCGGGTGGCGATGGATGGAATAGCCATTCGAAGCACTTCTTTCGGAACGCACAAGTCGTTTAAGATTGAAGGCATTCAGGCAGCTGGGGCCGCAGGAAAAGTATTGTCGGATGAATGCCATTGCCTGGAAGTGATGACAGGAGCGGTTTTGCCTGGAGGTACCGATGCTGTTATCCGCTATGAAGATGTAGAAATTAATGAGGGCATTGCCAAGATTCAACTTGAATCCGTCTTTGCAGGTATGAATATTCATCATCAGGGAAATGATGCGCGTCAGAATGAGGTTTTGCTTGCAGCAGGTCAGTTGATTTCACCTGCTGAAATTGCCTTGCTGGCATCGGTAGGTAAAGCAGAGGTGAAGGTTTACGATTTTCCGCGTACTGCCATTATTTCATCGGGCGATGAGTTGGTGGAAGTTGACGCCACTCCACTGGCTCATCAAATCAGGCGGTCAAATGCCTATGCCCTACAAGCTGCCATGCGTGAACTGGGGTGGCAGGCATCCGCATTTCACCTGAACGATACGCGCGAAGATGTGTTGCATGAGTTGCAACTGCTGATGCAGGATTATGATGTGCTGATTCTTTCAGGCGGAGTGTCGAAAGGAAAATTTGATTTTATACCTGATGCATTGAAGGAACTCGGTGTGACCAAACATTTTCATCAAGTGAGTCAGCGACCGGGTAAACCGTTTTGGTTTGGTACATCTGAAAATAAAGTGGTGTTTGCCCTTCCGGGGAATCCGGTGTCAACTTTTTTGTGTTTCTATCGATACATCAAGCCGTGGATACGCAACAACATGGGGGTGAAATCAATTGAGCAAACAGCCATCCTGACGTCAGCTATAGAATTTAAACCTGCACTTACATATTTTTTACAGGTACGTGCCGTGCATGATCAGGGAAAGTTCATCGCTGTTCCGGTACCTGGTGGTGGTTCCGGTGATTTTGCAAACCTGAAAGAGGTAAATGGTTTTCTGGAATTGCCGGCTGATCGATCTTCATTTGATGCCGGAGAGGTATTTCCATTTATTCCGTTTCGCTAGGCGAACGAATACTTTACACTCAACGATTCGTAAATTTTCGGAATGGTCTCCTTGTTGTCGGCCAGGATGGCGAGTTTATCCCCGGTTTCTAAAACGGTTGAGCCACCGGGCCTGATAAATTTCCCTTGCCGGTTAATCATGATGATGATGGCTGTTTTCGGAAACGAGAGTTGTACAATGGACTTTCCAACAACCGGGTTGTTTTCATTTAATTCGATTTCCAGTAATTCTGATTTGAATGAATCCACCAATTCGAGTTCGAGCGGTGAACGCCTCTTTATTTTTTCAGGTACAGCAAGGTGCAACCATTTGGCCACCGTAGATAACGTTGTTCCCTGAAGAATTACGGAAGTAACGGTAATAAAAAATACGATGTTAAAAATTTCATTGGCTTTATCCACCCCGGCCAGCAGGGGATAAGTAGCAAATACAATGGGAACTGCACCGCGCAATCCAACCCACGAGATAAACAACTTCTCGCGGAAGCGCATGCGGAAGAAGGCGAGGCTGATAAACACGCTCAATGGACGTGCTGCTAGTATTAAAAATAATGAGAGTAAAATCCCGGGTCCAACTATCGGTGGTATTTCAGAAGGAAAAACCAGTAATCCGAGCGCAAGGAACATGATGATCTGCATCAGCCAGGCCACGCCATCGTAAAACCGAATCAAACTTTTCTTGTGGATGAAGTTGGAGTTACCCAAGATCACCGAGCTGATGTATACAGCCAAAAATCCGTTACCACCAACAAAGTCAGTAACGGAAAACGTGAACAAGACCAGGGCAGTTACCAACACCGGGTACAAGCCGTCAACATCAAGATTGATTTTGTTAATGATGAAGGTCATGGCACGGCCCATCAGGTAGCCTAAACCTCCCCCGATAATCATTTGCTTTAAAAAGAATGGGAATAGTTCGAAGAATCCACTGTCGGGTTTTTCGAACAGCAGTAGCAAGCTAACCATGAGAAAGTAAGCCATCGGGTCGTTGCTTCCGCTTTCCAATTCAAGCGTTGGGCCCAGGTTTTTTTTAAGTCCGATATTCCTACCACGTAGGATAGAAAAAACCGCAGCTGCATCAGTGGAAGAAACCGTTGCGCCCAGCAGCATGCCTTCCAACAAGGTGAAGCCCATCAGGTAATGGGCAAACACACCCAGCGAGACAGCCGTGATGAGTACGCCCAGGGTTGATAGCGTAATCCCCTTCCACAATACCGGGCGCACACTTTCCCATTTCGTATCAAGCCCCCCGGAGAATAGAATAAAATTCAATGCAATTACGCCAATGAACTGGGCCAGCTTTGGGTCATTGAAGTTGATCTTACCAATGCCTTCTGAACCCGCCAACATACCCAGCAGCAAGAACATAATCAGCGCGGGTACGCCCACCCGGTATGATGTTTTACTGGCCAGTATGCTCAGAAACAACAGGATGGAGCCCAGAAGTAAGATATTTTCTGCTGTCAGATTCATTTAATCGTATAGATGCATTTTTCTAAGGCTAAAGATACTAAAATGAGGCTGTCAACACTTATTGGAATCTGATTTCCCTGTTATAAAATAGCGGTTAACTTTGCAGTCTATTATTAATAGATCAGAAATACATTTTTATGTTCGATAGTTTAAGTGTCAAGCTGGATAAGGCCTTTCAAACGCTGAAAGGGCAGGGGCGAATTACAGAAATCAACGTAGCCAGCACCATCAAGGAGATTCGCAAGGCACTTATTGATGCCGATGTGAATTACAAGGTTGCCAAAGAAGTTACGGATGAAATAAAGCAAAAGGCGCTGGGTCAGAATGTACTGACAGCCATTTCTCCGGGCCAGTTGCTGGTGAAAATCACCAACGATGAGCTGACTGAGTTGATGGGCAGCGAAAGTGTTGATATCAACGTAACGGGAAGTCCGGCTATTATTCTGATTGCCGGTTTGCAGGGTTCAGGTAAAACAACCTTTTCGGGTAAGCTGGCCAGCTACCTGAAAAAGCAGGGGCGGCAGGTGTTGCTGACGGCTTGTGATATCTATCGCCCGGCTGCGATCAATCAGTTAAAGGTGCTGGGTGAACAGGTTGGCGTTGAAGTCTATTCCGAACCTGAGAATAAAGACGCTGTAAAGATTGCCCGTGCTGCCATTGAACACGCGAAGAAAAATAATCACCGCATTGTGATTGTCGACACCGCGGGTCGTTTGGCGGTAGATGAAGAAATGATGAATGAGATTGCGCGTTTGAAAGAAGCGCTCAATCCTTCCGAAACGTTGTTCGTGGTTGACTCGATGACGGGTCAGGATGCGGTAAACACAGCCAAAGCATTTAACGACCGGTTGAATTTCGATGGTGTAGTGTTAACCAAACTCGATGGCGACTCGCGTGGTGGTGCAGCGCTTTCTATCCGCAGGGTTGTAGAGAAGCCGATTAAGTTTATCTCTACCGGTGAAAAAATGGAAGCAATTGATCGCTTCTATCCCGACCGTATGGCGGGCCGGATTCTCGGCATGGGCGATGTGGTTTCGCTGGTAGAAAAGGCACAGCAAACCTTTGACGAAGACGAAGCAAAGCGACTGAATGCCAAGCTGCGTAAAAATCAATTTGATCTGAGTGATTTTCTGACCCAGTTGGAGCAGATCAAAAAGATGGGTAACATGAAAGACCTGTTAGGCATGATACCTGGCGTTGGCAAAGCAATGAAGGGCGTTGATATAGATGACAATGCATTCAAGCCCATTGAATCCATCATTCGTTCCATGACACCGGAAGAGCGACAGAATCCGGATGTAATCAACGGCAGCCGCAAAAACCGGATCGCCAAAGGCAGCGGCACATCGGTACAGCAGGTTAACCAATTGTTAAAACAATTTGGTGACATGCGTAAAATGATGAAAACCATGAATAAAATGGGGGGTGGCAAGCGCGCGTTGTCGGCCATCAATCCATTTGGCCGTTAATTGAATTTTTTTGTGTAAGTTTCACCATTGGTAAAACCTAATTCCCCGAATTGTCGTTTTACCCTTAGTTTACAGGTCGAATTGAAGTGCTCCGGATTTTTCCGGGGCACTTTTTCTATTAACATATAAACCAAAACGTAATCGCTATGAAAACACGTACACTGATTGCTGCTGTTGCACTGCTGCTGTTTGCTTTAGTTGAAGATGTAGCAGCTCAGAAATTTCCTGGGGTGGATGCGAGTCCTGCAGACATTGCTTATTTCCGTCCCGATGGCCGTAATTCAGATCCGGTTATCAAAGTAATCTATGGTCGTCCTTCAAAGAAAGGCAGAACCATGCTCGGTGGAACGGAAGCCTATGGAAAAGTATGGCGCACCGGTGCCAATGAAACTACGGAAATCAAATTATTTAAGGATGTTACGTTTGGCGATAAGACCTTAAAGGCTGGAACCTACTCCTTATATACTATTCCCGACAAAAACGAGTGGACGATCATCTTCAATTCGAAGTTGGATACCTGGGGCGCTTATGCTTATGATGAGACTAAAGATGTTGCCCGGATTAAGGTCGCGGCTGGCAAAACTGAATCAGAAGTAGAGACCTTCACTATTGTGTTTGATGGAAAAGGCGATAATGCTACGATGAACCTGGCTTGGGAGAACACGTTGGTGAAGATTCCCTTGAAATATTAATGAATTAATTTTTGGATAATATGCAGGTAGGGCGATTCCATTTTTTGGGATCGCCTTTTTTTATTACCCTGAAAAGACGTAGTTTACTTCAGTAACAATTATTGTAAATGCATACGTTAGGTCGTTCCGATCGGGTTGATCTGCCCGGATTGGGGTTGTACAACATACACGCCAAAATCGACACAGGCGCTTATACGAGCAGCCTGCATTGCTCGCGTGCTGAAGTAAAAAATGGCGTACTGGAGTTTGTGCTGCTTGATGATGAGCATCCGGAATTTACCGGGATGGTGTTTTACTTTAAAGAATTTGAAACCCGGCTGATTAAAAATTCCTTTGGGGTGGCTGAGCATCGGTACATCATAAAGACAACGATTAAGATTTTTGAGGAGGAAATGCAGACTGAATTTTCGCTAAGCGATAGGGATGCGCTTCGTTTTCCTATTTTATTGGGACGTAAGATTTTACGTAACCGTTTTGTGATAGATGTAACTAAAAAAAATCTATCTTACCGGAATAAGAAAAAAAGGTTTCCAAATCGTAACACCGATTCTTCATGAACATTGCCATACTTTCCCGCGATTCCAAGTTATATTCTACCAGGCGAATTAAGGAAGCTGGTGAAAAACGCGGCCATAATGTGGAGATTATCGATCACATGAAATGTGTGCTTTTTATTGAAAAGAAAAATCCAGTGGTCTTATACCAGGGCCGCAGGTTGGATTACTTCGATGCGATCATTCCACGTATTGGTGCTTCCGTTACCTTTTATGGTGCTGCGGTGGTGCGGCAATTTGAGATGATGAAAGTTTTTTCAGCCATTGAATCACAAGCCCTTATTCGCTCACGCGATAAATTGCGAAGCTTGCAGATTCTTTCACGTGCGGGTTTAGGCTTACCAAAAACGATTTTCATGGATTACTCCCGCGATACGGAAGGCATCATTGAAGCAGTAGGTGGCGCGCCCGTTGTCATTAAGTTGCTGGAAGGCACGCAGGGACTTGGCGTAGTATTGGCAGAAAATAAGAAGGCGGCTCAATCGGTTATTGAAGCCTTTCATGGCTTACATGCGCGCATTATTGTGCAGGAGTTTATCAAAGAAGCGAAAGGCACGGACATCCGTGCGTTTGTGGTGGATGGTGAAGTGGTAGGCGCTATGAAACGTGAAGCCACGCGCGATGGTGAGTTCAGATCCAACCTGCACCGTGGAGGGAAAGCCACGGTTGTCAAACTTTCACGCGCTGAAAAATCGGCTGCTGTTGCCGCTGCAAAAAAAATGGGCCTGGGTATAGCTGGCGTTGATCTGTTGCCCTCTAAACGTGGTCCACTCATTGTTGAAGTAAATTCATCACCAGGTCTTGAAGGCATTGAAGGTGCCACCAAGCTCGATATAGCCGGAAAGATCATTCAGTACCTGGAGAAACATGCCGGGAAAAAGAAAATTCAGAAAGATAAAGTGAACGCATGAAGCTTGTTCGTATCGCCAATGAGGAAATCCGGCCCGGTGAGTTTAAGGAGATTAAAATCAACGTGGCACGTTTGCCATCGCAAACTTTAATCGATACTCCGATTTATGTTTCACGAGGCATGGAAGATGGTCCGGTGCTGGCATTAATGGCCGGCATGCATGGCGATGAAATTAACGGATTGGAAATTGTGCGCAGGATTTTGGATGGCGGGCTACATCAACCCAAGCGTGGAACCGTTGTGTGCATGCCTATTATTAATGTATACGGATTTTTAAATTTCTCACGCGAAGTGCCCGATGGGAAAGATGTGAACCGTTCTTTTCCCGGAAGCAAAAACGGATCGTTGGCCAGTCGCGTGGCGTGGCATGTTACACACGATATTATTCCATTTATTGATTACGGCATTGATTTTCATACGGGTGGTGCCATGCGCACCAACTATCCGCAGGTGCGTGCCGTACTAAACAATGAAAAGAACATGGAGCTGGCCAATGCCTTCCGTGCACCGTTTACCTTGGATGCACCCTTTCGTCCCAGTTCATTACGCAAAGAAGCGGCAAAGAAGGGCAAGAACATAATTGTGTATGAAGGCGGTGAGTCGTTACGATTTGATCAGCAAGCCATAGAGGAAGGGATAGCCGGAACGCTGCGGTTGATGCATCACCTGAACATGATCGACTGGTCACCCGAGCCGAAGGAGGAGAATCGCATCATCTGGAGTTCGGGTTGGGTGCGCGCAAAACATGCCGGATTGTTTCATGCCAATGTTTCATGTGGGCAGTTGGTGCACAAGGGTGAATGGGTTGGCACCATTACCGATCCGTTTGGTACAGCAAAGGAAAAAGTGATTGCCAGCGAAACCGGATACATCATCGGGTTGAATAACATTCCGGTTGTTAATGCCGGAGATGCGTTGATGCACCTTGGCATGGATAACTTTTGCAAGATGAGCAACAAAAAGAAAGAGGAAGAATAACTTCTTCCTCTTTAGCGTCATAATCAAAATTCCTAGTGGTGATGTCCGCCCGGTCCGTGTACGTGGCCATGAGCCAGTTCATCTGATGTTGCGTTGCGCACTTCCATCACTTCTACATCAAAGTTGAGTTCAACTCCGGCTAATGGATGGTTGCCATCAACGGTAACGCTTTCCAATCCAACTTCAGTAATGGTTACAATTTGAGCTCCCTGACTGGTTTGTGCCTGAAACTGCATGCCTGGTCTTACTTCCTGATCACCAAAAGCAGTGCGGGGTACTTTTTGCATAAGGGAGTCGTTACGCTCACCATATCCTTTTTCAGGACTTACTTTAATATCCAGTTTATCACCTTTCTGTTTACCTTCCAGTCCTTCTTCCATACCCGGAATCAGGTTGCCGATGCCTTGAATGTAGTGCAATGGATCTTTTCCAATACTGGAATCAAGTACATTACCCTGGTTATCACGTAAGGTATAATGAATGGAAACTACGGTGTTTTTTGCGATTTGCATGATGTGTTTTTTAAGTGATGATTACGGTTAAACGGGCAGAAAAGCGATCAACTGAGCGGGAGACTGCCGATGTGAATAATTTACTGCAAAAATAAACAATTTCACTGGCTATCACCGGATTTAGGCAGCGTCTTTTTCAACAGTAAAAAGCCCACTGCGCCTGCCAGTATGGAGGCGGAAAGTACACCTACTTTTGCCTCGAGAATAACATCGGGCGATCGAAAGGCGAGATTGGTAATGAATAACGACATGGTAAAGCCTATACCTGCCAGCATACCCACTCCGTATAAATTTTTAAACGACATGTCGGAAGGCAGTTGAGCCCATCCCATTTTTAACGTAAACCAACTTACGCCCACTACGCCTATAAATTTTCCAATCAGTAATCCAAAAAATACACCCAGGCTAACGGGCGTAATCGCTTCAGAAAAGGAAATTCCCTTTAGCGATATACCGGCATTTGCCAAGGCGAAGATCGGCATCACGATAAACAATACAATTGGGTGAAGTGCGTGCTCCAAACGTTGTAGGGGAGTGGAAGCTGCACGCGTTAATTTTTTGATTTTCTCAACCACATGAAGTTGCTCGGGTTCCAACAGCGTAACATCGTTAGGGGGAATGGCTTCGAACTCTTTCACATAATTTCTGAGTCGGGTAGCAAAACCCACTTCATCAATTTTTGTCCGTGCCGGAATGGTGAGCGCAGCCAACACACCCGCCACCGTGGCATGCACACCCGACATGAGAAAGGCGAGCCATAATCCACCGATACCCACGATTCCATAAAACAAGGTGCTGCGTACCCCCAGGTAGTTGGCCGTCATTAACGTGATCATGAACACGGCACCTGTTGCCAGGTTTAAAAATGAGATTTCGGATGTGTAAAAAATGGCAATAACCAACACGGCACCGAGGTCATCGGCAATGGCTAATGCAGTTAAAAATATTTTTACTGATAAGGGTACACGATCACCAAGCAAAGAAAGGATACCCAGCGCAAAGGCAATGTCTGTGGCCATGGGAATTCCCCAACCGCTTGAAGAAGGTTTATCATAGTTGAAGCAGGCAAAGATGAGTGCAGGTGCAAGCATACCACCAACGGCTGCGGCTAAGGGTAAAACGGCATTGCGTGGTGAAGCCAATTCGCCACCCATAATTTCGCGCTTCAGTTCAAGGCCTACCACAAAGAAGAACATGGCCATCAGTCCATCGTTAATCCAGTGGTGAAGGGTGTTGGAAATGGTGTAGCCAGCTATGCCAACGGTAAATTCATGTTCCCAGAAATGATGAAACTCATCGTGCCAGGGCGAGTTGGAAAGAATTAAGGCAGCAATAGAACACAACAGCAGAAAAATACCCGCGGTTGATTCGTTTTTGATGAAGCTGTTGAAGGGTTTTAGTAAATGATCAATGGCTTCGAGTTTCATCGTTTGCTTGAGTTGGTGTCAAAAAAATCAGATCGAACATACGAAAAAAATTATTCATACAAGTGTGATGTATGCTGTTGTGCTGTGGTTTCAATTGATGTGAAGCTTTATATTTAGGCACTTATATTCCAGATATGATGAATACGTTAATTACGAAACTTCATAACGCATTTGAAGAATCATTTCACGGAAATCCGCTTATCGTTCGGTCGCCCGGCCGGATCAATATAATCGGAGAGCATACGGATTATAACGAAGGCTTTGTGTTGCCGGCTGCCATTGATAAAGCGGCATACATCGGCATTACACTTCGCGATGATGATGAGATTCATTTGAAGGCGCTTGACTTCAATGAATCGTTCTGCGTTAACGTAGCCGATATGCAGCCGGTTGCCGGTAACAGTTGGCCGAATTACATACTTGGTTCTGCGGCCCAGTTTATAAAAAGAGGAATCCGACTGCGTGGTTTTAATGCAGTGCTCGTTAGCGATATTCCCATTGGTGCGGGTATGTCTTCATCAGCTGCAGTAGAATGTGCCACTGTTTTTGGGTTGAATGAAGTTTTGCGCACCAACCTGGATAAACTGACGATGGTGAAAATGACTCAAAAAGCCGAACATGAATATGCCGGAGTAATGTGTGGGATCATGGATCAGTTTGCTTCCATGATGGGTAAGAAGGATCATGTGATAAAACTGGATTGTCGTTCACTGGCGTATGCGTATGTGCCCTTTAAACTTGATGGGGTTAAAGTGGTATTGTTAAACACCAATGTCAAACATTCGTTGGCTTCATCGGAATATAATACGCGAAGAACAGAGTGTGAGCAAGCGGTAGCATGGGTTCGGGCGCATGAGCCTCGTGTAAATTCCTTGCGTGATGTCACGGAAGCAATGCTGGATGCATACGTTTTGCCAAAAGATAAATTGATTGATAGACGCAGCCGGTTTGTTGTTCAAGAAATACAACGACTGCTTACCGGATGTGAGGATCTTCAGCAAGGAAATTTGAGGGCGTTGGGAAAAAAAGTGTTTGAAACACATGATGGGCTACGAAATATGTATGCGGTTAGTTGCAAGGAGCTTGATTGGTTGGTGGACCGGGTAAGGGACAATGAAGCGGTGATTGGTGCCCGAATGATGGGTGGGGGGTTTGGTGGTTGTACTGTAAACCTTGTGTATGAGCATGCAATTGACGAACTGGTATCCTCATTGAAACGTGAATATGAAGCTGAAATGAAATTGCCACTGACGCATTATGTGGCATCTGTTGAAAGTGGGACGGAAATTGTTAAAGCATAATTAAAAAAATATTGAAGTTATTTTTCGAAAAAACTTCAATTCATTGTTAAGATTGACTCAATTTCCTTTTTTTAAAGGTTTAATGCATACCATGAAGTCGATTTTCGTTTTTATTTCCCTCTTTCTTTGTTTTTACATTCTCTCTGCCCAGGATAATCGTTGGCAAAAAGCCGCTGATGATTTCCTTAAGACGCAAATGCAACAGGATGATTTATTTGAGGGGTATGATCGTTTACGCGAATTGTTTGACATATTATCATTGAATGAACAGCAAAGTAATGATCCGCATTTGTCGTATTTGCGGGCCGTTTGGGCAGCCGAGTTTGCGGAAGAAACGGAGTCTCTAACAAATCTGTTAAAGCGTTTTGAAAGCGATTCTGTCCGTAGCGCTGTAGCCCTGATGGATTATGCTACATCGCATGGCGACCGATATTCAGAAAGGGATACCGTTCTGCTAGTCTATATGGAAAAAGCGCTGGCATTATTTGAAGACGCTAAACTGGATTCTTCGTATTTGTTTATCCAATCACTTATGGATTATGCTTCCATGCTGAATCAAAAGCATCAAGTACATGATCGATTACGAATATTAAATCGGGCCCTTTTACTAGCTGAGTCAAAACTTGGGGTTGAACATCCACTATATGCAGATTTACTTGAAGCTATTGCCGGCCACTATATATCCATTGGTGAACTCGAGCTGTCTGTCAGATTCAAAGAGAGGGCTGATCAGAACAGGCGAAATTTTCTAGGCGTGAATCAACCGTATCGCTTGTTGTTTGAACGTAAGGAAAAGAGCCCGGTTGAAATTTTGCATGAAGTTCAAGAAGCTGATATCATCCG contains these protein-coding regions:
- a CDS encoding RimK/LysX family protein, producing the protein MHTLGRSDRVDLPGLGLYNIHAKIDTGAYTSSLHCSRAEVKNGVLEFVLLDDEHPEFTGMVFYFKEFETRLIKNSFGVAEHRYIIKTTIKIFEEEMQTEFSLSDRDALRFPILLGRKILRNRFVIDVTKKNLSYRNKKKRFPNRNTDSS
- the rimK gene encoding 30S ribosomal protein S6--L-glutamate ligase, whose translation is MNIAILSRDSKLYSTRRIKEAGEKRGHNVEIIDHMKCVLFIEKKNPVVLYQGRRLDYFDAIIPRIGASVTFYGAAVVRQFEMMKVFSAIESQALIRSRDKLRSLQILSRAGLGLPKTIFMDYSRDTEGIIEAVGGAPVVIKLLEGTQGLGVVLAENKKAAQSVIEAFHGLHARIIVQEFIKEAKGTDIRAFVVDGEVVGAMKREATRDGEFRSNLHRGGKATVVKLSRAEKSAAVAAAKKMGLGIAGVDLLPSKRGPLIVEVNSSPGLEGIEGATKLDIAGKIIQYLEKHAGKKKIQKDKVNA
- a CDS encoding succinylglutamate desuccinylase/aspartoacylase family protein → MKLVRIANEEIRPGEFKEIKINVARLPSQTLIDTPIYVSRGMEDGPVLALMAGMHGDEINGLEIVRRILDGGLHQPKRGTVVCMPIINVYGFLNFSREVPDGKDVNRSFPGSKNGSLASRVAWHVTHDIIPFIDYGIDFHTGGAMRTNYPQVRAVLNNEKNMELANAFRAPFTLDAPFRPSSLRKEAAKKGKNIIVYEGGESLRFDQQAIEEGIAGTLRLMHHLNMIDWSPEPKEENRIIWSSGWVRAKHAGLFHANVSCGQLVHKGEWVGTITDPFGTAKEKVIASETGYIIGLNNIPVVNAGDALMHLGMDNFCKMSNKKKEEE
- a CDS encoding peptidylprolyl isomerase gives rise to the protein MQIAKNTVVSIHYTLRDNQGNVLDSSIGKDPLHYIQGIGNLIPGMEEGLEGKQKGDKLDIKVSPEKGYGERNDSLMQKVPRTAFGDQEVRPGMQFQAQTSQGAQIVTITEVGLESVTVDGNHPLAGVELNFDVEVMEVRNATSDELAHGHVHGPGGHHH
- the nhaA gene encoding Na+/H+ antiporter NhaA, whose amino-acid sequence is MKLEAIDHLLKPFNSFIKNESTAGIFLLLCSIAALILSNSPWHDEFHHFWEHEFTVGIAGYTISNTLHHWINDGLMAMFFFVVGLELKREIMGGELASPRNAVLPLAAAVGGMLAPALIFACFNYDKPSSSGWGIPMATDIAFALGILSLLGDRVPLSVKIFLTALAIADDLGAVLVIAIFYTSEISFLNLATGAVFMITLMTANYLGVRSTLFYGIVGIGGLWLAFLMSGVHATVAGVLAALTIPARTKIDEVGFATRLRNYVKEFEAIPPNDVTLLEPEQLHVVEKIKKLTRAASTPLQRLEHALHPIVLFIVMPIFALANAGISLKGISFSEAITPVSLGVFFGLLIGKFIGVVGVSWFTLKMGWAQLPSDMSFKNLYGVGMLAGIGFTMSLFITNLAFRSPDVILEAKVGVLSASILAGAVGFLLLKKTLPKSGDSQ
- the galK gene encoding galactokinase, with amino-acid sequence MMNTLITKLHNAFEESFHGNPLIVRSPGRINIIGEHTDYNEGFVLPAAIDKAAYIGITLRDDDEIHLKALDFNESFCVNVADMQPVAGNSWPNYILGSAAQFIKRGIRLRGFNAVLVSDIPIGAGMSSSAAVECATVFGLNEVLRTNLDKLTMVKMTQKAEHEYAGVMCGIMDQFASMMGKKDHVIKLDCRSLAYAYVPFKLDGVKVVLLNTNVKHSLASSEYNTRRTECEQAVAWVRAHEPRVNSLRDVTEAMLDAYVLPKDKLIDRRSRFVVQEIQRLLTGCEDLQQGNLRALGKKVFETHDGLRNMYAVSCKELDWLVDRVRDNEAVIGARMMGGGFGGCTVNLVYEHAIDELVSSLKREYEAEMKLPLTHYVASVESGTEIVKA